The Drosophila sulfurigaster albostrigata strain 15112-1811.04 chromosome 3, ASM2355843v2, whole genome shotgun sequence genomic sequence ttctaaatagtATAAACCTAACGTAAATACTATTAAGCAATAATTCTGAAGCAAATTAACCACTTAAAATTGTATGCCAAAAGTTACTAGCactcaaataatataaatgtttataattgcCTAAcattgtatataaatacagCACAATCaaatagtataaataaattatctgACACAGTTCGAGGGTTCAACTAATGACATAATCTAGATTgctgattttgatttgaaaatagTATTAGATACATAGACAAGTTCTAGACAACTTTTCGAAATACTTTGATTTAAATCATCCTTAAAATATATCCATATTTTTGCTAAGTGTGTAGCTTTGATAATTTATTGCTGCACTGGTTCAATAACTTAACAAATAagacaaatcaaaacaaagaaaaaaattatatcatCCATCTATTTGCTGAGTCACATACCCAAACTAATATATCTTTACTCagattgcatttattattaatagcaaatttaaatgaagcatccatcttaatttaaattaaaatttttaaaacgaatttttaaatatttaaaacgaaaatttgTGAACGAATTTCAcaagagaaataaataaagctcAAGAAACTTTCATTGTATTACTAAACAAAGAACAATTTTAATACTCTACATATAGTAAGAAACAATACTGATAAAATggttttactttattattatatgaattattaaaaattcacgaatttaataatttcattaaatatacaaagcGAAGTTGCGATAATGCTTTTTTTAGACTATGAATCCCGGAATATCAAACACGCTTGACTAGAAGCTTCTTAGTATTGAGTTTCTTAGTATTGGCTTTCGTTTTACATAATTTGTGCTTATCAAAGTTCCCTTTCAGCATTTAACACTCACTTCCTGTCCGAATTGCTCACTTCAGCACATTCCGAATAAGTTAGTTGCCCCCATCCACTCACTTGCAGACTTTGATAGCGTGTGcggtgcttgtgtgtgtgtgtgtgtttatctaCTTGCCTCgtgcacctgctgctgctttggcgaAATTAACTATGGCAATAAGAagtgcacacacataaacatgTCGCTGAAATTGCAATTACCCCGAGTTCCCCcgcattaataaataaatataaacaaaatattgtcgCGACACAAATATTAGttcgcctctctctctccacgCTCCTACAAATTGTATTCTCGGCAACTCGAAGCTGAGCCTCAGTTTCCTCATCTGCCTCAGCTGTCCGTTGTCTCAACTGCGTCGTTGTCGATTCGTTTGCTATCTGCACTCGCAATCGTACAGTAATTGCAAGCGTAATCGCATTATTTTACACCTTTCGCTTATCAGTCACActtccttctcctccttcaCCGCACACCTGGATCTGGCAGGTGGTGGAGCGAACTGTGACGATCGTGTGACGGAACGTTTCTATTGCCCATTTGAAATTCGGattcaacaaaacaaataaaattcaatttgaatatgaaaacaaaaaagtggaaaacaaAACCTGAACTGTGACTTATTTTGCATAGTCAGTCATTGTTTTTAGTAGCGTTTTATCCAGACATGGCCTCAGCTCTTTTGTTTATTCGCAACGGATTTGTGAAGACTTGTGTAACCACTTGTACACTTGTCCACTCAGCTAGCTCAGCATATTTGCATGAATTGTGTCaataattgatttcaattacatCGATCAAGACAAGTGTTTTACGGTGTCCAGACTGAAAGTCTCCTGGTGTTAAAATGACCGATTAACGTAAGGCGATTAACGTGATCAACGATTATCGATTTTGACAATGATCATGACAAAGTGACGATCGTGAGCATGGCGAACGGATATTTCAATTGCCTGCTGGCAAAAAGATCGATCATTTCCGTTCGTTGATCGTGAGCAAGGTGTGGAGTTCCATAAGTTTTGAATTAATGATCATGATGATTGCGATGATCATGCGCAGAGTGTTGATTCTGAGAAGGATCGCTCGATCTCTGCAGTTAATAATGATGAACGATCGCAGCAGAAGATCTTGAAGGTGATATATTTGGATAATGATGGAGATCATAGTGAAGAAACTAATTCAAAGTTCTGATTACTCTGTTTAGGGTGTCGATCATTGTATGCAAGCTAATAATTACGATCATAGTGATGACAAAAAACAGCCatcaaaacaataatgatTATTACCTTTGGGAATAAATCGCTTGGTTTTAATGATGATCATGATAAAAGGAAATCTAAAATGAACATCTTATGTATTGATTGATCTAATAATGATTGTGGTCGTTAAGTGAATTCTTTCCATATGCTATTCCCGCCTTAATGATCATTCCAACAGTGTTGATCGTGATCATGATCTCATTTCAAGACTGTCGCGTGCTGCGGCTTTGCATTGATATAACGCTCGACGAGCTGCGGATCATTACTGTGGCTGGGCTCCACAAGTGGGGCGTATTTAATTGCGCTGCGGTTTCGATATCGGTTTTCAATGGATATGTTTTTTCGTTCGGTCTGGAACAGACTGCCAGATAACCTTCTACcgcaacaaaaaaccaaaaatgtgTAGTAAATAATGCTTAAGATACATTGAAAGCACATTTTACACTCGAGTTCGAATCGTTTGCTAATGGATAAAATGGCCAAAGAGAATTGTGTGTGGAATGTGTTCATTAGGGTGTCCGGCTCTGGTTGGAGAGTAATGGTTGTATAGcgaaaattaacataaattagcGCGAAACGACAATTTCTATGTAAATTGAGCAGTTGCAGACTTGTGGGCCATAAAGAAGCTCAATTCGTTGTGAAAATACAAAGTGGCCATAAACTTGTTGCACTTTATGAACTGCATTTCCACTGTGCCCAAGCAGTGTTGTTGTGACTGTTTGCTGaggttgttgtggtggttgttgttattggcgCTGTTGACGTCGTCTCCATTACCGCACACAGCTTGGGCTCGTAGCAACGACCTACATCAACAAATGCTATAAAGGCACGCAGCAACCGAAGCGATGCGATctctcagcagcagcagcagcaaaactttAACCAACTCTTGTTGCAATGACCTACTCCAATGGTCTAGAATGGGGAGAAGAAGGAGGCGTGGAGTAGAAGAAGGAGGAGTCGCTACAATGGGTAAGGGATTCGCAGTTGGCACTCCTTCATGCCAATGGCATTCGTCGAGTAAATGCAACTCTTTCATTATGCGCAAATGCCAAGAGTCTCGAGCAAACAGGCCTAAACAAACATACGGCaaggcaagcaaaaaaaaaagaggagaagAGCAATACATAAAGTAAACCTTGAAACAATTCAGCAGTTTCCTCATTAGCGTCGAAGAAATACGAGAGTGCAACAGATTCCAGTTGCGACAACTTCTCATCATCTCCTCAtgcctcactctctctctgtctctctttatGTTCTGACAATGCGCTGACAACGCTGCCGACGGCGACGCAGCTAAATTGATAAGAAAAACATAgcattgaaattcaatatCAGTGCGAAATACAcataaaacattgaaaaagAGCCTCCTCCACAGTCTGCGCTGTGGTGggttctcttgttgttgttgttgttgttgttgctgttgtctcaGCAATCGACATTTGCTACCGGCAGCTgaagcagcgactgcgacagagGCAGTGGcagaagcagcgacagcagcagcgcacGATCGTCGTCGCTTCAACTACGTCTACAACTCAGTCACAGTCTCAGTCACCGTcaccgttgccgttgccgttgccgtcgccgtcgcagtcagATTCGGTCTACACTTCCAAACAaaacgacgacgtcgtcgctCAGCACCGGATAGACAGCGTAGTGAGCGCGGCCAGCGaggttgcttgttttttttcgctgccCAGGAAACCCACAGCCCACAGGCCCAAaaaccaccaacaacaataacaacaagagcacAAGCAACAATTCAAGCCAACTACCAACTtacaacttgcaacaacaacgttcaACTGACAGTTGGTCTAGCAGGCCAATAgcgttgatttatttaatttgcgaCGACTccgaaatacataaaaatacaacaaaataaaagctgtGACCGGCAGTTTAAAGCCAAACTGCACGTGGTGCCATCTCCATCAACTCCTTCTCCACcaactgttgcagcaacagcagcagcaacagcagcagcagcgagacAAAGGAAAATTCGCCTTTGAAGTGTGCGCGTGGATTTTTTTTAGAAAGCCAATCGCattgataaataaatgctcgaaaataaataaatgcgcaATTCGTGtgcagaaagaaaaaaacaacaccaaGTGAATGAACAGCGGGAATGAACAagtgaaaaatgtttgaataCTCGAAATACCCCAAAATAATTGAGTGTCTCAAACATTTCCTATAACTGCGGTGCCATTATAAAACCAAAtctgtcgttgtcgctgttgtcgttCGTCTCTATAGTCTCGGGATCAACTAGTGCCACTGCGATAAGGCGCATAAACAATTCGAAAGCGCGGCAAAAACAGTTTCGTTCCGAAAACGTGCCATGAAATGTGCAAAAACTACAATTTAACAGaatagtaaacaaattaatcaattgttaataattgaattaaaatatacatcgTATTTTAAAGTGTGCAATAAAGCGAAGCTCAAAGTGTGAAATTTAAACacttaaaatttaactttataaTATTGATCCAATAAGTATGCAAATAATTCTGTTAAATCATTGCATCTGCATTTAATTGACTACGAAAAAGCAGAATTTATTACAATCATAAGTGAAAACTTTACTAACTCGATGTGATTCCGAACTCATTCCGAATTTTGAAGTGTAagactttattttattgccaatGCAGCCTAACCCAATGAAgcttatttaataaaaacttaaacgaaaataaaacagattTACTCCGAATATACATCAAATCAACACTgttgttaataataaacaataactcCAAAAAAcgccaaataaatttaagtaatttggTAATTAATATAAAGCTTAAAACGGTGCTtaagaattaaaaacaaaatttactgCATTGACATTGAATTCCTGAACtgtaaacaaatcaatttttaaaactCGCTGCCAAAATAATTCaactaaattgtaaattcTACTCCAAAATTAACTTCGACTTGACGATTTGACaaacaaaaagtgcaaaagcaaatcaagGACAAGAATAAAAAAGTGCCTATAAATTAAATCCCACCTTCAAACCGAACATTTAACCTAAATAGTTGAACtttaaacaaatcaatcaCTACAACTTGCGGCTAACATAACTCAACCAAACAAAGATTCCAGCATCACTTAACTCACTCTAAATTGACTCTGAATTTGtcaaacaaaaagtgaaacttaaattaaagACAAGTATTGAACTATAACTAAATCAAATTTACTGAAAAAGATATTAAAGCCGATTGACTTTTAACAAATCGATGATTAAAACCTGCAGTCTTAATAACTCAACGAAATAATAATTCCATTAGAACTTAACCCACTCAAAACTAAATCCGAAATTTGCAAAGtgatacaaaaattaaagacaAGTATTGCAAATTTTCTACAAATTCAATCCACGCTtcaaaccacaacaaaaacaaattgactTTTAGCAAATCGACCGTTTAAACTTGTCAATATAACTCAACTAAACAACAGTTCAAGCAGCGCTGCACTCACTCCGAATTAACTCCGAAATATCTATACAGAAATCTTCCTGCATATTCAATCAAATTCAAaccacaactacaaaaaagttACTGCATTGACTGTTAGCAAATCAACTATTGAAACCCACTTTGCTGACTCCGAATTTACTCCGAATTAACTCCGAAATTACCAACAATCAATCACAATGCGCACGTTTAAGCGCGGATTTTACTGTGCGGATCTCTCGCTTCGCTATCCGTACCACGAATGCACGATCACGGTGCCCATGCTACTCGTGATGATGCTCCTAATGCCCATGCTCTTCATCAGCGTGGTGGAGATCATGCGCATCTGTCGCCATCTGCGCATGCGGCAATATCTGCGCAATTTGTGGCGAGCGCAGGCAACATTCAGCTTCGGCTTCATCGCCACCTATCTGACAACGGAGCTGGCCAAGCACGTGGTGGGTCGACTGCGTCCGCATTTCTACAGTGCCTGCCAGCCGCGACTGCACGACGGCACCAGCTGCTCGGATGCCCACAATGCCGATGTTTACGTGCAGCAATTCTACTGCAGCAATCGCAATCTATCGACGCAACAGTTGCGCGAGCTGCACGTTAGTTTTCCCAGCGCCCACAGCAGTCTCAGCTTCTATTCGATGTGTCTGCTGGCCTTCTATGTGCACAGTGTGTGGCAGGGACGCGGCAGTGTGCGCGTCATGAGGCACATTCTCCAGTTTCTGTTGCTCATGGCCGCGTTGTATGTCTCGCTGAGCCGTGTGGCCGACTATTGGCACCATTGGTCCGATGTCTTGGCTGGTGCCGTGTTGGGCGTTGTCTATGCCACAATCACGGCCATTTATGTGGGCGATCTGTTGCATGCACGGCCGCCGCACAACGTTAATCCCGTTGCACTCGGCTACGTGTGTGCGCCaaccagttgctgctgcagttgccacCACCAGCGCCATCTTAATCAtaatcaccatcatcatcatcatcaccagctCCTGGGTGAGAATAATAATTCGACGACGTCCACAAAGGTGCATTTCTtggctgccgccgccgccgctgtgGCAGCCACACCGCACCACACCGATTGTGGGCAGCACCACATTGAGGTAGACGACAATATCGAGATCGACATCGACGACAGCAGAGACGATCGCGACGActgcgacgacgatgacgacggcagcagcagcagcgacgctgACGTTGACTACAAGCTGCCCACAACGCGTAATCCGACGCCGTCGCCACCGCCCCCGCCACCGCATTCTGGAACGCTGAGCTTGCCAAATGCGGTctaagaaagagaaagagaag encodes the following:
- the LOC133841971 gene encoding putative phosphatidate phosphatase; amino-acid sequence: MRTFKRGFYCADLSLRYPYHECTITVPMLLVMMLLMPMLFISVVEIMRICRHLRMRQYLRNLWRAQATFSFGFIATYLTTELAKHVVGRLRPHFYSACQPRLHDGTSCSDAHNADVYVQQFYCSNRNLSTQQLRELHVSFPSAHSSLSFYSMCLLAFYVHSVWQGRGSVRVMRHILQFLLLMAALYVSLSRVADYWHHWSDVLAGAVLGVVYATITAIYVGDLLHARPPHNVNPVALGYVCAPTSCCCSCHHQRHLNHNHHHHHHHQLLGENNNSTTSTKVHFLAAAAAAVAATPHHTDCGQHHIEVDDNIEIDIDDSRDDRDDCDDDDDGSSSSDADVDYKLPTTRNPTPSPPPPPPHSGTLSLPNAV